The Falco cherrug isolate bFalChe1 chromosome 6, bFalChe1.pri, whole genome shotgun sequence genome window below encodes:
- the HS3ST5 gene encoding heparan sulfate glucosamine 3-O-sulfotransferase 5, whose amino-acid sequence MLFKQQALLRQKLFVLGSLAIGSLLYLVARVGSLDRLQPLCPIDGRFGPRSQDEIPLRALQFKRGLLHEFRKGNATKEQIRLHNLVQQLPKAIIIGVRKGGTRALLEMLNLHPAVVKASQEIHFFDNDENYAKGIEWYRKKMPFSYPHQITIEKSPAYFITEEVPERIYKMNSSIKLLIIVREPTTRAISDYTQVLEGKERKNKTYYKFEKLAIDPNTCEVNTKYKAVRTSIYTKHLERWLKYFPIEQFHIVDGDRLITEPLPELQLVEKFLNLPPRISQYNLYFNATRGFYCLRFNIVFNKCLAGSKGRIHPEVDTSVITKLRKFFHPFNQKFYQITGRTFNWP is encoded by the exons ATGCTATTCAAACAGCAGGCGTTGCTGAGACAGAAGCTCTTTGTGCTAGGCAGCCTTGCTATTGGAAGTCTCCTATATCTAGTTGCCAGAGTTGGGAGCTTGGATAG actgcagcccctctgccccatTGACGGTCGATTTGGACCCCGCAGCCAGGACGAAATCCCACTGCGAGCTCTGCAGTTCAAGCGAGGGCTTCTCCATGAATTCCGAAAGGGCAATGCCACCAAGGAACAAATACGACTGCACAATCTGGTTCAGCAGCTCCCCAAGGCCATTATCATTGGGGTGCGGAAAGGAGGCACCCGAGCACTGCTGGAGATGCTGAACCTTCATCCCGCAGTGGTCAAAGCTTCTCAAGAGATTCACTTCTTTGACAATGATGAGAACTATGCCAAGGGGATCGAGTGGTACcggaaaaaaatgcctttttcttaCCCTCATCAAATAACAATTGAGAAAAGCCCTGCATATTTTATTACTGAGGAAGTACCTGAAAGGATTTACAAAATGAACTCATCTATCAAATTATTGATCATTGTCAGGGAACCTACCACAAGAGCTATTTCTGATTACACTCAGGTGCTGGAAggtaaggaaagaaagaacaaaacttaCTACAAATTTGAGAAGCTGGCTATTGATCCTAATACCTGCGAAGTGAACACTAAGTATAAGGCGGTGAGAACCAGCATCTACACAAAACATCTGGAGAGATGGTTAAAATACTTCCCAATCGAGCAGTTTCATATAGTGGACGGCGACCGGCTCATCACAGAACCACTGCCAGAACTCCAGCTGGTTGAGAAGTTCCTAAATCTTCCTCCAAGGATAAGTCAGTACAATTTATACTTCAATGCCACCAGAGGGTTTTACTGCTTGCGATTTAACATTGTCTTTAACAAGTGCCTGGCGGGTAGCAAGGGACGCATCCATCCAGAGGTGGACACCTCTGTCATTACCAAATTGCGCAAGTTCTTTCATCCTTTTAATCAAAAATTTTATCAGATCACTGGGAGGACATTTAACTGGCCCTAG